A section of the Cuniculiplasma divulgatum genome encodes:
- a CDS encoding hydroxymethylglutaryl-CoA reductase, degradative: MSGKTSEISGFYKLTPEERAQVVARFAGLNDSDIEEISKTGSLPLDLADKLIENVISTVELPVGIAVNFLINGRDYLIPMAIEEASVVAACSNAAKIARASGGFQSTSSDPVMIGQVQLMGCGDFGKVREAVEEHKGEILDLANSRSRTLSSMKAGARDVEIRKINDPEGSIVLHLKVDVRDAMGANVVNSMCEAVAPFLESITGCKTNLRILSNLTPDRIARSKAKFRKDLIGGEEVVKRIIRSYEMADVDPYRAATHNKGIMNGVDAVILATMNDWRSAEANAHTYNNLSGHLSLTRYSQDENGDLIGEIEIPVAVGTVGGSTNTVKKAAIFRKILSVGSSSEFAQVLAAVGLAQNFAALRALSAEGIQKGHMGLHARSLAVSVGAKGNEIDRISETMVSEGNISMARARDLLESIRKSSA; encoded by the coding sequence ATGTCCGGAAAAACTTCAGAGATTTCAGGCTTCTATAAACTGACGCCAGAAGAAAGGGCCCAGGTTGTTGCGAGATTTGCTGGCCTTAATGACTCCGACATTGAAGAAATCTCAAAGACTGGTTCACTTCCTCTTGACCTCGCTGACAAACTCATTGAAAATGTCATTTCAACGGTCGAACTGCCAGTTGGAATTGCAGTCAACTTCCTCATTAATGGCAGGGATTATCTCATACCCATGGCCATAGAAGAAGCCTCTGTTGTGGCTGCATGCAGCAACGCTGCCAAGATAGCGCGTGCATCTGGGGGCTTCCAGTCAACATCCTCTGATCCTGTCATGATAGGGCAGGTGCAGCTCATGGGTTGCGGAGATTTTGGAAAAGTGCGGGAAGCCGTTGAAGAACATAAGGGTGAAATTCTTGACCTGGCCAACAGCAGGAGCAGGACTCTTTCATCCATGAAAGCAGGAGCAAGGGATGTGGAGATCCGGAAGATCAACGACCCAGAAGGAAGCATAGTTCTTCATCTGAAGGTAGATGTACGTGATGCAATGGGGGCAAATGTGGTCAACAGCATGTGCGAAGCTGTTGCACCCTTCCTTGAGAGTATTACAGGATGCAAGACGAACCTGAGGATTTTGAGCAATCTCACGCCAGACAGGATAGCACGTTCAAAAGCAAAGTTCAGGAAAGATCTCATAGGGGGAGAAGAGGTTGTGAAGAGGATCATAAGGTCCTATGAAATGGCGGACGTCGATCCCTACCGCGCTGCCACGCATAACAAAGGCATCATGAACGGTGTTGACGCCGTGATCCTTGCAACCATGAACGACTGGCGTTCTGCGGAAGCTAATGCTCATACCTATAATAATCTGAGCGGACACCTTTCACTTACTAGGTACAGCCAGGATGAGAATGGAGACCTGATCGGTGAAATTGAAATCCCTGTGGCAGTTGGTACTGTTGGTGGCTCTACAAACACAGTCAAAAAGGCGGCAATATTCCGAAAGATACTGAGTGTGGGTTCTTCATCAGAATTTGCTCAGGTTCTGGCAGCAGTTGGTCTTGCACAGAATTTTGCTGCACTGCGGGCTCTGTCTGCAGAGGGCATTCAGAAGGGGCATATGGGGCTGCATGCCAGGAGTCTTGCCGTGTCCGTTGGAGCAAAGGGGAACGAAATTGACCGAATAAGTGAAACCATGGTAAGCGAGGGAAATATAAGCATGGCAAGAGCCCGGGATTTACTGGAATCAATAAGAAAATCAAGTGCCTGA
- the purS gene encoding phosphoribosylformylglycinamidine synthase subunit PurS produces MPVVVIKVEYLPGVEDPEALTILKNLNILGYGGVKSVQTSKSYQLNVQGSESEAKKIAEDVAEKILTNPVIQKYSIRILKK; encoded by the coding sequence ATGCCTGTTGTGGTCATAAAGGTGGAATACCTTCCGGGTGTTGAGGATCCAGAAGCGCTCACAATTCTCAAGAATCTCAATATTCTGGGATATGGAGGTGTGAAATCGGTGCAGACATCAAAATCATACCAGCTGAACGTTCAAGGCAGTGAATCTGAGGCAAAGAAAATAGCTGAAGATGTTGCGGAAAAGATACTCACTAACCCGGTGATTCAGAAATATTCAATAAGGATACTGAAAAAATGA
- a CDS encoding translation initiation factor IF-2 subunit beta, translating into MDNQDYEKLLKKAENVLSKSNMNQQRLQIPDPDVIQEGKATIIRNFIDIADMMNRDPKHIAKFLMTEFGIGVTISGKRLIINRKISGDQISSKIKQYMDSYLFCYECHSPDTEIQKIGRTYVLACKACGAQHPIRVVSDARDDETTIEEGKEYTVEITKVGSSGEGRAFYRGFNIFVPGVKKGETVKVLIKRIRNNTAIAEVRDREKQ; encoded by the coding sequence ATGGATAATCAGGATTATGAAAAATTGCTTAAGAAAGCCGAAAATGTGCTTTCAAAATCAAATATGAACCAGCAGAGGCTCCAGATTCCAGATCCAGATGTGATACAGGAGGGGAAGGCAACAATAATCAGGAACTTCATTGACATTGCTGACATGATGAACCGCGATCCCAAACACATCGCAAAATTCCTGATGACGGAATTCGGGATTGGCGTTACCATATCCGGCAAACGGCTAATTATAAACAGGAAGATATCAGGCGACCAGATCTCTTCCAAGATAAAGCAGTATATGGATTCCTACCTGTTCTGCTATGAATGTCACTCACCTGATACGGAAATACAGAAGATAGGAAGAACCTATGTTCTGGCGTGTAAGGCCTGCGGAGCCCAGCATCCCATAAGGGTTGTAAGTGATGCAAGGGATGATGAAACAACCATAGAGGAAGGAAAAGAATACACCGTGGAGATCACCAAGGTGGGAAGCTCGGGAGAAGGACGAGCATTTTACAGGGGTTTCAATATATTTGTTCCCGGGGTGAAGAAGGGCGAGACCGTAAAGGTGCTGATTAAAAGGATAAGAAACAACACGGCCATTGCTGAGGTACGTGACCGGGAGAAGCAATAA
- a CDS encoding UbiA family prenyltransferase, translated as MKIIRPVNGIMGVVATFISGFIGAGFSFVDFLRFIIIAALAVFLVTSGGNIINDVVDVDTDRINHPHRPLVTGQISIKSAKTGVAVMFAAAIVISVILITPLAGAVVVIAEAFLLGYELKTKKLGLSGNVMISVLVGLIFIFGGIAVNSIDRMLILFLMATLANLSREVIKDIQDIKGDVDRMTLPKKRGVKFAAYFASTSVILAVIISYFPYYLKIFGIYYLISVAFSDALFLASVAMIPRDPEKSQQVSKLAMIIGLASFAVGGIS; from the coding sequence TTGAAAATTATCCGCCCTGTTAATGGCATCATGGGTGTCGTGGCCACATTCATATCAGGGTTCATAGGCGCAGGTTTCAGCTTTGTGGATTTCTTACGTTTTATCATAATTGCAGCACTGGCGGTCTTTCTTGTCACTTCAGGTGGCAATATCATAAATGATGTGGTTGATGTTGACACTGACAGGATCAATCATCCTCACAGACCACTGGTTACAGGACAGATAAGCATTAAATCCGCAAAGACAGGAGTTGCAGTAATGTTTGCTGCTGCAATAGTAATATCAGTTATTCTGATTACCCCACTTGCAGGTGCCGTGGTTGTAATAGCCGAAGCTTTCCTGCTTGGATATGAGTTGAAGACAAAGAAGCTGGGCCTGTCTGGAAACGTGATGATAAGTGTGCTTGTTGGCCTCATCTTCATATTCGGCGGTATAGCTGTCAATTCAATAGACAGAATGCTCATTCTGTTCCTCATGGCAACCCTGGCAAATCTTTCCCGGGAGGTTATAAAGGATATTCAGGACATAAAGGGAGACGTGGACAGGATGACGCTTCCCAAAAAGCGTGGCGTAAAGTTCGCCGCATATTTCGCCTCCACTTCGGTAATTCTAGCAGTGATAATATCCTATTTTCCGTATTACCTTAAAATATTTGGCATATATTACCTCATATCTGTTGCCTTCTCCGATGCCCTGTTCCTTGCTTCTGTGGCAATGATTCCAAGGGATCCGGAAAAGAGCCAGCAGGTATCAAAACTGGCCATGATCATTGGTCTGGCTTCATTCGCAGTGGGCGGTATATCTTGA
- a CDS encoding DUF120 domain-containing protein, producing MTSELPYYRYWAIKSIKTIGGSKQQVSLSSGDLGKFMGISQQTASRLILDLLKEGLITRQMNGRRQEISITARGMDLLMREYTDLGIILEKPTKMKLAGTVQSGLGEGRYYISRKYYVIQFQEKLGYIPFLGTLNVKIDPSHEISLRKLRTMDGIHIDGFTTEDRTYGPVKCFRGQLNGTVCAVIFPERSVYSDVMEIISPEYLREKLHLEDGQKIIVDIEGPFN from the coding sequence ATGACATCGGAACTTCCTTATTACAGGTACTGGGCCATAAAGTCCATCAAGACCATTGGCGGATCGAAACAACAGGTCTCCCTTTCGTCCGGAGATCTTGGAAAGTTTATGGGAATAAGCCAGCAAACCGCATCACGGCTCATCCTTGATCTCCTTAAAGAAGGCCTGATAACCAGGCAGATGAATGGAAGACGACAGGAGATTTCCATCACAGCCAGAGGAATGGATCTACTTATGAGAGAATACACGGACCTGGGAATAATACTGGAAAAGCCGACGAAGATGAAACTTGCCGGAACTGTACAGAGTGGCCTTGGTGAAGGAAGATATTACATTTCAAGGAAGTATTACGTAATCCAGTTCCAGGAAAAACTTGGATACATACCATTTCTTGGCACCCTGAATGTTAAAATCGATCCGTCCCATGAAATTTCACTGAGGAAACTGAGAACCATGGACGGAATCCATATTGACGGGTTCACCACTGAAGATAGAACCTACGGGCCAGTAAAATGCTTCCGTGGACAGCTGAACGGGACTGTATGTGCGGTAATCTTCCCGGAAAGATCTGTCTACAGCGACGTCATGGAAATAATATCGCCAGAGTACCTCAGGGAAAAACTTCATCTTGAGGATGGCCAGAAGATAATAGTGGACATTGAAGGCCCATTTAACTAG
- the pyrB gene encoding aspartate carbamoyltransferase, whose amino-acid sequence MLRNKSVVSINDIGDDELSEIFKAAENMEKSLKSGKPLELMKGKIMATFFYEPSTRTRLSFESAMQRLGGSVISVPEAKSSSVAKGETLADTVRMAEGYSDIIVIRHPMEGAARLASRFTSKPIVNAGDGSGQHPTQTVLDLYTIRKELGGISGKTVTIVGDLRYGRTVHSLVLALSRFNARVNLVAPPILKMPDHVVSMLPADFKLNVTENLSEVLPETDVLYVTRIQKERFSDPNEYQSVIGSYKINSETVSAMKEKSIIMHPLPRVDEISPDVDSSPKAAYFRQANNGVPVRMAIISLILG is encoded by the coding sequence ATGTTAAGAAATAAAAGCGTTGTGTCCATCAACGACATCGGTGACGATGAACTTTCAGAGATTTTCAAGGCCGCAGAAAACATGGAGAAATCACTCAAGTCAGGCAAACCGCTTGAACTTATGAAAGGAAAGATTATGGCAACTTTCTTTTACGAGCCAAGCACCAGAACCAGGCTCTCATTTGAGAGTGCCATGCAGAGGCTCGGAGGTTCCGTAATAAGTGTTCCTGAGGCAAAGTCATCATCCGTGGCCAAGGGTGAAACACTTGCGGACACAGTGAGGATGGCAGAGGGATATTCTGATATAATTGTAATCAGGCATCCAATGGAGGGTGCAGCAAGGCTGGCCTCCAGATTTACATCCAAACCTATTGTGAATGCCGGTGACGGATCAGGGCAGCATCCCACTCAGACCGTTCTTGATCTGTACACAATCCGAAAGGAACTTGGTGGAATCAGTGGAAAGACCGTAACAATTGTAGGAGACCTGAGGTACGGAAGAACGGTGCACTCCCTTGTGCTTGCTCTTTCAAGATTCAATGCCAGAGTGAACCTTGTTGCACCACCAATTCTCAAGATGCCGGACCATGTTGTTTCCATGCTGCCGGCGGATTTCAAGCTGAATGTTACCGAGAATCTTTCTGAGGTGCTGCCGGAAACTGATGTGCTTTACGTTACAAGAATTCAGAAGGAGAGATTTTCAGATCCCAATGAGTACCAGAGTGTCATAGGCTCATACAAGATAAATTCTGAAACGGTTTCAGCAATGAAGGAAAAATCCATCATAATGCATCCACTTCCAAGGGTCGATGAAATCTCTCCCGATGTTGATTCATCACCTAAGGCAGCATATTTCAGGCAGGCCAATAACGGTGTTCCGGTTAGGATGGCAATAATATCACTTATTCTGGGGTGA
- a CDS encoding DUF2240 family protein codes for MNKDFARKLVAIVSNSKKGAASYTQQDFITSLSFKKNLIDPETVKEFLEAAVKEGILVKKDSAYVPNFSTSGIIVPLDFSVTRDQLFQESGDRPLVDRLLEAISASGKLTKKEAITRAREVLQPMKYISFETALLSVMSDEGIDIKEYLNEVGTRWSNRSMEKKS; via the coding sequence ATGAACAAGGATTTTGCCAGGAAGCTTGTGGCCATTGTATCCAATTCTAAAAAGGGTGCAGCATCCTATACACAGCAGGATTTTATCACCTCGCTGTCCTTCAAGAAAAACCTGATTGATCCTGAAACGGTCAAGGAATTCCTTGAAGCGGCGGTGAAGGAGGGCATACTGGTGAAGAAAGACAGCGCTTACGTTCCAAATTTCAGCACCTCCGGAATAATTGTTCCGCTTGATTTCTCGGTCACACGTGATCAACTTTTCCAGGAATCTGGGGACAGGCCTCTCGTGGACAGGCTTCTGGAAGCAATATCCGCTTCAGGGAAGCTCACCAAGAAGGAGGCCATAACCAGGGCAAGAGAAGTTCTCCAACCCATGAAGTATATCAGTTTTGAAACCGCTCTTCTTTCCGTCATGTCCGACGAGGGTATAGACATCAAAGAATACCTTAATGAAGTCGGTACAAGATGGTCAAACCGCAGCATGGAAAAAAAATCGTAG
- the pyrI gene encoding aspartate carbamoyltransferase regulatory subunit, which produces MDEQTLKISKIKDGTVIDHIPPGKALRVLSILKIDDHVENSISIGIRVTSKRLGTKDVIKIENRDLEKFEVDKISLIAPDATISIVSNYEIIEKFPVELPQRIVGIVKCSNANCITNMKEPVQGEFSLISKKPLLIRCNFCERTMNEREITASLV; this is translated from the coding sequence ATGGATGAACAGACCTTAAAAATTTCAAAGATAAAAGACGGCACTGTAATTGATCATATTCCGCCTGGAAAAGCGCTGAGGGTTCTTTCAATACTGAAAATAGATGATCACGTTGAGAACTCCATCAGCATTGGCATCAGAGTGACATCCAAGAGGCTGGGTACCAAGGATGTCATAAAGATAGAGAACAGGGATCTTGAGAAGTTCGAGGTGGATAAGATTTCACTTATTGCGCCGGACGCCACCATCAGCATAGTGAGCAACTATGAGATCATAGAGAAATTTCCTGTGGAGCTACCCCAGAGAATTGTTGGGATAGTAAAATGTTCCAATGCCAATTGCATTACAAACATGAAAGAACCTGTGCAGGGGGAGTTCAGTCTCATTAGCAAAAAGCCTCTTCTCATCAGGTGCAACTTCTGTGAAAGAACTATGAATGAAAGGGAGATAACTGCCAGCCTTGTTTAG
- a CDS encoding ribbon-helix-helix domain-containing protein has product MTLDNKDTKLTIRIADEDLREIDEFLASNQRFGSRSEFIRHSVLDYISRTRVGIIDQSEPGLKLSKNMDTIITSAVQKGFFKTKEEVIEMLLERAMKNNALHEILSEKLQSYSSVVEDLEKFDSLQDKLGINAAKKRI; this is encoded by the coding sequence TTGACTCTTGACAACAAAGATACCAAACTGACCATCCGCATTGCGGACGAAGACCTACGGGAAATAGATGAATTCCTGGCCAGTAACCAGCGGTTTGGGAGTCGATCCGAATTCATTAGACATTCAGTTCTGGATTACATTTCCAGAACTCGCGTTGGAATAATAGATCAATCAGAGCCTGGACTCAAACTCAGCAAGAACATGGACACTATCATAACATCCGCAGTTCAGAAAGGCTTTTTCAAGACAAAGGAAGAGGTCATAGAAATGCTGCTGGAACGAGCAATGAAGAACAACGCTCTGCACGAAATACTATCAGAGAAACTTCAGAGTTACAGTTCAGTTGTTGAAGACCTGGAGAAATTCGATTCTCTTCAGGATAAATTGGGGATAAATGCTGCCAAGAAAAGAATATAG
- the purL gene encoding phosphoribosylformylglycinamidine synthase subunit PurL: MTEAAETQNKVRILGKAPQYLEKLSQSMSLGLSQEEMIMLQNYFEGIGRDPTDVEMQAMAQAWSEHCCYKSSKFYLRKYFGGLEKHDAILAMEDDAGVVAFDDDYAYVLKMESHNHPSAIEPYGGAATGVGGIIRDVLCMGAQPIALVDSIYFGEVWAEEWKEKTLHPRFILNSVVGGIRDYGNRVGLPNVAGSVDFDRSFNHSPLVNAGCIGIVRKDGIIRSFVSKPGDIFVLAGGRTGRDGIHGVNFASANLQEKSGKNKSVVQLGNPIVKEPLIHAVLEASDAHIVDGMKDLGGGGLSSSVGEMCLSGGVAAEIDLENVLLKEPAMQPWEIWISESQERMLMAIDPSNLPELSMIFEKWDIEFSVIGRIVEGNNLIIRHNGLTVLDLDLDFLTSGPVYCRNYEMPDKKIIDYVLPAENFNLKELLMKFLANPENCARFNITRQYDHTVRGSTVIRPLSGEPNHETHSDAAIIKPVEQSNRGLAITAGSRYDMVAIDPLAGTLATMTEAYLNILATGSMPNSVVDCINLGNPEDPIIMGQLVQISSAISEFCRKLALPVVAGNVSLYNQYSGTDIKPVPNIMMVGITPDVAHAVSTDFKKAGSSIYIIGKESSSLGGSRLLKFLGIKSSSVPWFDMEELASISGPFIRAAGMDLILAAHDISSGGLIQALLEMSFGSGIGFSVDLSEISPARTIEKLFSEGGERILVEVSQENDEKFMEMLDGIQITRIGSTIENSITIKDLQMPVLDGTVEEFREAWVHGLDNYI; the protein is encoded by the coding sequence ATGACGGAAGCTGCTGAAACACAGAATAAGGTGCGGATTCTCGGCAAGGCTCCTCAGTACTTAGAGAAACTGAGTCAGTCCATGTCTCTGGGGCTGTCTCAGGAGGAAATGATAATGCTCCAGAACTACTTTGAAGGAATTGGCAGGGACCCCACAGATGTGGAGATGCAGGCAATGGCACAGGCCTGGAGCGAACACTGCTGCTACAAATCGTCAAAATTCTATCTCCGCAAATATTTTGGCGGACTGGAAAAACATGATGCCATTCTTGCAATGGAGGATGATGCAGGAGTTGTCGCATTCGATGATGATTATGCATATGTCCTGAAAATGGAGAGCCATAACCACCCAAGCGCCATTGAGCCATATGGTGGTGCGGCAACGGGAGTTGGCGGCATAATCAGGGATGTCCTCTGCATGGGGGCGCAGCCCATTGCACTTGTTGACTCAATATATTTTGGCGAAGTCTGGGCAGAAGAATGGAAGGAAAAGACACTGCATCCAAGGTTCATCCTGAACAGTGTTGTTGGCGGCATCAGGGATTACGGAAACAGGGTTGGCTTACCAAACGTTGCCGGATCTGTGGACTTCGACCGTTCATTTAATCATTCTCCACTGGTCAACGCAGGCTGCATTGGCATTGTTCGCAAAGATGGTATAATAAGGAGCTTTGTATCAAAGCCCGGTGACATTTTTGTCCTGGCTGGTGGAAGGACGGGCCGTGATGGGATTCATGGAGTAAACTTCGCCTCGGCAAATCTCCAGGAGAAAAGCGGGAAGAATAAATCTGTGGTCCAGCTGGGAAACCCAATTGTGAAGGAACCCCTGATACACGCGGTCCTCGAGGCAAGTGACGCGCATATAGTGGACGGCATGAAAGATTTAGGCGGCGGGGGTCTCTCCAGCTCTGTTGGAGAAATGTGTCTCTCAGGTGGCGTTGCCGCTGAGATCGACCTTGAAAACGTTCTACTGAAGGAACCTGCAATGCAGCCGTGGGAAATATGGATCAGCGAGAGCCAGGAAAGGATGCTCATGGCAATTGATCCTTCAAACCTGCCTGAGCTTTCAATGATTTTCGAAAAGTGGGACATAGAATTTTCTGTTATAGGAAGAATTGTGGAGGGAAATAATCTCATCATTCGCCATAATGGATTAACTGTGCTGGACCTCGATCTGGATTTCCTGACATCGGGGCCCGTATACTGCAGGAACTATGAGATGCCAGACAAGAAAATTATAGACTATGTACTTCCTGCCGAGAATTTCAACCTCAAGGAATTGCTGATGAAATTCCTTGCGAACCCGGAAAACTGCGCACGTTTCAACATAACAAGGCAGTATGATCACACAGTGCGTGGAAGCACTGTTATAAGGCCACTGTCCGGGGAGCCGAACCACGAGACCCACTCGGATGCCGCCATCATTAAGCCGGTGGAACAATCCAACCGCGGCCTTGCCATCACTGCAGGTTCCAGATATGACATGGTGGCAATTGATCCTCTTGCTGGGACCCTGGCCACAATGACTGAGGCATACCTGAATATACTGGCCACAGGAAGCATGCCCAACTCGGTGGTGGATTGCATAAATCTTGGTAATCCTGAAGATCCCATCATAATGGGGCAGCTTGTGCAGATATCATCTGCAATATCTGAATTCTGCAGGAAACTGGCACTTCCTGTTGTTGCAGGAAATGTGAGCCTTTACAACCAGTATTCTGGAACAGACATCAAGCCTGTTCCCAACATTATGATGGTTGGAATCACTCCTGATGTTGCGCATGCAGTAAGCACAGATTTCAAGAAAGCTGGTAGCTCAATATACATTATAGGTAAGGAATCATCGTCACTTGGCGGAAGCCGACTCCTGAAGTTTCTGGGAATCAAGTCATCATCTGTACCGTGGTTTGACATGGAAGAACTGGCATCCATCTCAGGGCCATTCATCAGGGCAGCAGGCATGGATCTTATTCTTGCAGCCCATGATATTTCGTCAGGCGGGCTAATTCAGGCTCTGCTGGAAATGTCATTCGGTTCAGGCATAGGATTCAGTGTGGACCTTTCAGAAATTTCTCCGGCACGAACCATAGAGAAGCTGTTCTCAGAGGGAGGGGAGCGCATCCTGGTTGAGGTTTCACAGGAAAATGACGAAAAGTTCATGGAAATGCTTGACGGCATACAGATCACCCGTATAGGCAGCACCATTGAAAACAGCATCACCATAAAGGATCTGCAGATGCCGGTTCTGGATGGAACCGTTGAAGAGTTCAGGGAAGCCTGGGTACACGGGCTTGACAATTACATTTAG
- a CDS encoding geranylgeranylglyceryl/heptaprenylglyceryl phosphate synthase: MYSEILERLKKQKIHMTLIDPAKQAPEQSADIAQEAERAGTDYIMIGGSTEIDRNRMDQTIREIKKKCGRKIVIFPGSSAMISPHADAIYFMSLLNSRSPEFLFRHQVRAAPHLKKMGIETIPMGYLVFYPGMTVGKVGEADLLDGNDPVPAVSYSLAAEMMGMKLIYLESGSGSPSTVSSAVISAVKHETSVPIIVGGGIRDSETAREIAESGADIIVTGTIVEGCTDIYQRLMPIIKAVHSSNMNRF, encoded by the coding sequence GTGTACTCAGAAATCCTTGAAAGGTTGAAAAAGCAGAAGATCCACATGACTCTCATTGACCCTGCAAAGCAGGCTCCGGAACAGTCTGCTGATATTGCCCAAGAAGCCGAAAGGGCTGGTACGGACTACATAATGATCGGTGGTTCAACTGAAATTGACAGGAACAGGATGGACCAGACCATCCGTGAGATAAAGAAAAAATGCGGAAGGAAGATTGTAATATTTCCCGGATCGTCCGCGATGATCAGTCCCCATGCCGATGCCATATATTTCATGAGCCTGCTTAATTCCCGGTCACCGGAATTTCTTTTCAGACACCAGGTGAGGGCTGCGCCTCACCTGAAAAAAATGGGGATTGAAACAATTCCCATGGGCTACCTGGTCTTCTATCCAGGCATGACGGTTGGGAAAGTTGGTGAGGCGGACCTTCTTGACGGCAACGATCCGGTTCCTGCTGTATCATATTCACTTGCGGCTGAAATGATGGGCATGAAGCTTATATATCTTGAATCGGGCAGCGGATCCCCTTCCACGGTATCTTCGGCCGTAATCTCTGCAGTAAAGCACGAAACCTCAGTACCAATAATAGTTGGAGGAGGCATAAGGGATTCAGAAACCGCCAGGGAGATTGCAGAATCCGGAGCAGACATAATTGTGACAGGCACAATTGTGGAAGGATGTACGGACATATACCAGAGACTGATGCCAATAATCAAGGCTGTACATTCCAGCAATATGAATAGATTTTAA